From Cervus canadensis isolate Bull #8, Minnesota chromosome 28, ASM1932006v1, whole genome shotgun sequence, one genomic window encodes:
- the LOC122430011 gene encoding histone H2B type 1-C/E/F/G/I, with translation MPEPAKSAPAPKKGSKKAVTKAQKKDGKKRKRSRKESYSVYVYKVLKQVHPDTGISSKAMGIMNSFVNDIFERIAGEASRLAHYNKRSTITSREIQTAVRLLLPGELAKHAVSEGTKAVTKYTSSK, from the coding sequence ATGCCTGAACCGGCTAAATCTGCTCCTGCTCCCAAGAAGGGCTCCAAGAAGGCGGTGACCAAGGCGCAGAAGAAGGACGGCAAGAAGCGCAAGCGCAGCCGCAAGGAGAGCTACTCCGTGTACGTGTACAAGGTGCTGAAGCAGGTCCACCCGGACACCGGCATCTCGTCCAAGGCCATGGGCATCATGAACTCCTTCGTTAACGACATCTTCGAGCGCATCGCGGGTGAGGCGTCGCGCCTGGCGCATTACAACAAGCGCTCGACCATCACATCCAGGGAGATCCAGACGGCCGTGCGCCTGCTGCTGCCCGGGGAGCTGGCCAAACACGCGGTGTCCGAGGGCACCAAGGCCGTCACCAAGTACACCAGCTCCAAGTAA